ATGGCGCCGCCCTGCCTCGAGACTCGACGTAGACAGCATGCCACGGTTTGAGTTGTTCGATCTCTGTGAGCACCAGGCGCAAGCGCTCCGGTTGGTCTTCTTGATTGGGTTCGAACCTCACCGGGCAAGTCCACACGGTTTCGGTGTCCGTTTCGGTCTCGGGCGCATAGTCTGGGAAGTTTTCCAACACCGGCGGCCCATCCCGGCCTTCGAGCAGTTGGAGAGCAGCGCGCAGCACCCGAGTCTGAAACTCGGGTTGATTCGGGGCCCCAAAGGGCCGTCCCAAGGGAAACGGCACCGAGAGAAAACGGGGCGGCCGCATCTGCTCCGTATGTTCGCGAATGAGGCTGATCCCGGTCGTGGGCACTCCCTCATCTTCAATATAGTGAGCGACCGCACTGACCGCGCGGGTACAGTTGGGTCAGACCGGCGAGAGGACGACAGCGTTGACCTCGTCCTCTCGCAGCAACTGCCCCAACTGGCGCGCTGTGGGCTCGATCATCTCGGGCGACCAGCCTGCCCCCATCACCGAATAATGAAAACGCGCCACCGATCCGATTTCGCCCTGATTTACGAGTTCGCGAAGACGATCAATCGGAAATACTACATTGACATCTTCCCGAAAACCCATGCGATCAAAGTGCACGGACGAGTGTGTCATCGTCAGCTCTTCCCCGCGAATGTCCCCGGAAAGAACCCGGTAACTCAAATCTACCATCGAAAACTGGGTGTCGTCAACGCGATGAAGGCCGGCTGTGGTCACGATCGCGACACGGCGCTCGCGCAGTGAAGGCCCCTCTGCAAAGGGAGCCGTTGTAAATGGCTCGAGCTTCTTGCTTAACAGGTGGATGCGCTCTTCTTCGGGCAGATCCCGTAGGTTGACCATGGACCCCTTTCCTCCTTACATAAAAGAAAACTTTAATCGGCTTAAGCTGTTCTGTTGAAGCGGAACAGATAGTAATTAAGTTATATCTTTAATACCACTTATAATAAGGACCCTGGTATCGTGTCAAGAAAAAAAATGCTTAATCTTCTCTCTCATCATTATTACAGTTGAAAAAATTTTTCCAAAATCGCCTTGATTCGTTAGGCAGAGGGAAAGAACTGACTTCGTTCGAATGAAACGTCAATCATGCTCCATCATAGATCGAGGAGGCAGCTTCCAGAGCGCCAGGCTTAACTTTTACATCATGGGCCTTTAAAACAGTCTCCAGGGATGAAAGGAACAGGAAGACATTTTTCTTGCGGGAAGAATGTCCCATCAGGCCGACGCGCCATATCTTACTGGCAAGATCACCCAGGCCCCCGGCAATCTCTAAGCCGAAGTCATGGAGCAATACCTTCCGTACTTTTAAATCATCTGCTCCTTCCGGTATCCGAATAGCATTTAACATCGGCAAACGTTCCCTTTCGGGTACGAGCATTTCCAGACCCATAGCTTCCACTCCGGCCACAAGGCTTCTGTGGTTGAGCATGTGTCTGGCGAAACGTTCCTTTAACCCTTCTTCTGCTATGATTCGGAGCGCTTCACGGAGACCATAGATCATGTTGACAGGAGCTGTATGGTGGTATTTCCTCTCGGTTCCCCAATAATTTCCTACCATGCTCATATCCAGGTACCAGCTCACCACCGGGCTTTTTCGATTATCCAAGACCTCCATTGCGGCAGAGCTAAAAGAGATAGGGGAAAGGCCAGGCGGGCAGGATAAGCATTTCTGCGTTCCACTGTAAGCCGCGTCAATTCCCAAGTCATCCAAGGCAACCTCAATCCCTCCGAGTGAAGTTACCATGTCCACCATGAACAGGGCCTCAGATTCTTTGGCGATGCCGGCCAGATCCGCCAGGGGTTGACAGACCCCGGTCGAGGTCTCAGCATGTACAATCGCTAGCAGTTTCGGGCTCCGTCCTTGCACCGCTTTTCGAACCGTTTCCGGGTCAATGGCCCGACCCCACTCGCCGTCAACCCGGATGAGTTCGCCGCCTAGGCGATTGACGATGTCGCACATGCGTGTGCCAAACACACCGTTTACGCACACTACTACCTCATCCCCTTTCTCGACGAGATTCATAAAACAGGTCTCCATACCCGCACTGCCTGTCCCGGAGACCGGTATGGTCAAATCATTTTTTGTCTGGAAAAGAAACCTCAACAGAGATTGGGTTTCGTCCATAATGGATAAAAAACTGGGATCAAGATGGCCTATACACGGAGCGGACATGGCCTGAAGCACACGCGCCGGGACGTTACTCGGGCCTGGCCCCAAAAGCACTCGCTCGCCAGGATCAATATCCCTTAAATCATTAGGATTAAAACTCATTGAAGCCTCCTTATTATTTCTGTTCTGCGGCTGCCCTTGATTATGATCGCAATATGGAACATATCGGGAAAAGAGTTATAAACCTCTCGAACGAATCTTTTAAAAACCGGAAGGTCCAGAGCCGTGCATCCGGTTTTGAGTGAAATTCGAGCTCTTTGAAAAATGACTTCCTTTACAAGCGGTCGGAGTATAATGAAACATTGATCCTGTGTCAAACGGTGCTCAGGGCGGTGCTCAGGGCCGATCACCCATTAAATAAGGACTCTGTAATAGTGATGCCTTGATCTTTTAGGTTGATTTTTCTATCTTGATCGTATTAGATTTCTTCAACCGCGATGAGTTTGTAAGCGATTGAATTACAATAGAGATTTGTATTCAGGTCGGCCTATTATTAGCATACGTAGAGCTTGGGAGGATTTATGATGAGCAAGAAAAAAGTCGTAGCGCAGCTTCCGGGAACCGCTAGAACAGGCGACGTGTTAAAGCGTTACGCCTTGGAGCTCGAGGCTCTGGCCCCAATTGCCGACATACACGAAGTCAGGGGGCAAACAGAAGAAGAATTCATCGAAGGCGCTAGGGATACGGATGCCATTATCACAACATGGGGCATGCGTATTACTAAAAACATTATTTCTAAACTGGATCAATGCGTTGTGATCGGCGTGGGTAGTGTCGGGGTTGATATGGTTGATGTGGAGGCCGCAACCGAGGCAGGCATCGTAGTCACTAATGTCCCAGACGTATTTATCGAAGAGGTTGCAGATCACGCCATCATGCTCCTTCTGGCGGCTGCCCGGCGAGTTAAAGAGGAAGATCAACTGGTTCATAAAGGCGAATGGTTTAAAGGCCGACCCATATTGACCCAGATACCAAGATTATGGGGCCAGACCCTGGGCCTGATCTCTTTCGGCAACGTTGCTCGTGCCGTTGCCCGCCGAGCCAAACCGTTTGGTTTCCACATCGTCGCCTATGATCCATATGTGACTGAACTCAAGATGACAGGGGAGGGAGTTGAACCCGTGTCTCTCGGAGAACTGCTAGAACGCGCAGATTACATATCCCTGCATCTTCCTCTGAATGACGAAACTCACCACATGCTTTCTACAGAGGAGTTTAAGGCCATGAAGAGCACCGCCGTTTTAGTCAACACCGGACGCGGACCCACCATTGATGAGTCAGCACTGATCGAGGCTTTGCGCAACGAACAGATCGCTGCGGCAGGACTGGATGTCATGGAGCAGGAACCACCGGATCCACAGAATCCCCTGTTGCAGATGTCCAATGTCATCATTACCCCGCATGTGGCTTCAGCCACAACGCGAATGTGGCCTGAAACCCGACGCCGCGTGGGCCGAGAGGTCGCCTTGGCACTGACCGGATACTGGCCAAGAAGCTGTGTCAATCCCACGGTATTACCCAGGGGTACCCTTATGCGGTGGCAGCCTTATCCCATGGAAAGAGGCCCAAATCGCTAACCATTGGTATTTGGCCATTAATAGTCCTTAATGATTATGTTTAAAATACCTGGAAAGGAGGAGTTTACATGAAAGTCGCTGAGGCCATTGCCCAGACCCTTAAAAAGGAAGGAGTCGAGTTCATTATTGGGTATCCCGTAAACCCAATTCTTGAAGCGGCAGCGGTTGCTGATATACGAACCATTATCGTGCGGCAAGAGCGTATCGGTTTGCATATGGTTGATGCTGTGAGTCGCCTATCCTCAGGTGACAAGATTGGCGTGTTTGTCATGCAGAACGGTCCAGGCTCTGAAAATGCCTTTGGCGGGGTTGCTCAGGCCTATAGCGAATCCGTACCGATTTTAGTGATGCCAGCTGGCAATCCACGACGCCTGATGAACTATTATCCGAATTTTAATTCCTCCCTAAACTTCAAACATGTCACCAAATGGTGCGAGCCCCTGACCATGGGCCGTGCAATTCCTGAAGTAATGCGGCGTGCATTCTCCCAAATCCGCAATGGACGGCCCGGGCCTGTTTTAATAGAAGTTCCCCTTGATGTATTTGGGGAAGACGTGCCTGATTGGTGGGAGCATGTCCCCCCTATAAAGACACTAACGTCTCCTGATCCTAAAGCGATCAATGAAGTGGCCGAGGTTTTAGCAAACGCGGAGCGTCCTGTAATCTATGCCGGGCAAGGCGTACATTATGCCCGGGCCTGGGATGAGTTAAAGGAACTGGCAGAGTCGTGGAGTATTCCTGTTACCACCAGCCTGGAAGGTAAAAGCGCGTTTCCAGAAAACCATCCTTTGTCCCTGGGTTCTGGTGGTCGCTCCATACCCAAAGCCGTCAGACAATTTCTGGACGACGCAGACGTTATTTTCGGCCTAGGCTGTAGTTTTGCCCTCACCGCCTTTGGCGTGGCCATGCCAAGGGGTAAAACCATCATACATGCCACCCTGGATCCCATGGATTTCAACAAGGACGTACCGGCGCAATATGGGCTTATTGGAGACGCCAAACTGACATTACAGGCGCTGCTTCATGCGCTTAAAGATCGCAGCAAAGCAAAGGCGAAAGACCGCCAGGAAAAGATTCCTGCGGAAATCAAAGAGATAAAAAAGAGCTGGCTTGCAGAGTGGATGCCCAAACTTACTTCCGATGAAATACCTATCAATCCCTACCGGGTGATTTGGGACCTTTTGCACATCGTTGATGTGGCAAACACCATCATTACCCATGATGCGGGCAGCCCTCGTGACCAGATGTCACCCTTCTGGCAAAGTATCACTCCCCTTAGTTACATCGGCTGGGGTAAGACAACACAACTTGGCTCCGGTCTTGGGCTTATCATGGGTGCGAAGTTAACCCATCCCGACAAGCTCTGTATCAACCTCTGGGGAGATGCAGCAATCGGCATGACGGGAATGGATTTTGAAACCGCCGTACGTGAACGCATCCCCATACTCTCTATCTTGATGAATAACTTTTCCATGGCGATTGAATTACCCGTGATGCCCGTAGCGACTGAGAAATACCGAAGTACTGATATCTCCGGGAACTACGCGGATATGGCAAAGGCGTTTGGCGGATATGGGGAGCGTATCAGCGCTCCTGCAGAGATCATTCCTGCCATTAAGAGAGGTATCAAAGCCACTCAAAACGGTCAACCGGCCCTATTAGAATTTTTAACCAGCAAAGAAATATCCATTTCCAGATATTAGTTGTTACTATCGTTCAATTAAATTCAAACTAAGAGATTATATTCAAGGGACATTCCCTGGTCTGTCAGCTTGGAGAGGCTCTATACTACCCGCGATCTTTCTGCTGCCTTTACAGTTATTGCGGAATCGGCGATCTTTATGGTAAAATTTAGAAGATCACAAGTTAAGAATATATTATCTCAGCCCTAGTATTTGCGGGCTCGATTATGTAAGCCGTAATAGGCCATGATTATCGGTTTTTGTAAGGAATCTGTAATAGCAGATCAAGCCATAACTCGTTGTGTGGACATTAATTGGAGGTTTGTCAAAAGCCATCGGAAAGTAAAAAAACAGAACCAACACGGCAACTGCCGCATAATCTCAGTTAAAAAGTGGCGGTTTCTCCGCGCTGGGCTGAGCGTACAGGGAAATGGTCGTAAAAGGTCCGGATACAAGATAGGAGAATAATATGCGGTTAATGAGGGGCTTATTAATTTTATTGCTGCCCGCGGTTATATGCCTTGTATTCTTCCTGGCTCACCCCGCGGTCGCGGACTGGGAAGAGCTAGACATAAAGGACATAGTGGTCTGCAACGTGTACTGGGAGGACTACCGGGCCGTTAACCTCCCCAATCCCCGCGTCAGTAAGTTCGTAGTCACCTTTGATTCAGCAGCCGATCCCGGGCTGATAGAATCCATCACCATAAAAGGCCCGAGCGGATACACCTATGACATGAATATAGCGCCTTACAACCACAGGACCCTGAATGGCTACATCGGCTCCGGGCGCAGCATCTGGTTCATGGGTTTTGACCGTAACGGATTTTTAAAAAACGGCCGGTACGACATAACCTTGAAATATAAAAGCGGGCATGTGAGCCAAAAAGGCCGGGTCCTGGATTACTCCGATGATTTGCTCAACGCATATCTAAAGATAAAACCCGAGTTTTCACCGAGCGGAAACCTGCCGGATGACGCGGATTTAAGAAATATCACCCTGAAATGGACCGTGGTGCCGGGTATAGAGGCTAATTACATGACCCGGATCGGCACGAACAGAAACGACCAAAAATACTGGAGTAAAAGCTTCGACTGGGTGTTTCAGGACAGCATCTTCGGCTATGGCACGGGAAACCCCAACAACACCGGACTTAACAAAAGTGAGCTTAAAGTAAGAACAAGGCTAAGGCCCGAAAAGTGGTACCTCTGGTTCACCGAGATCCTGGATTCTAATGACTTTAACCAGATCAACATCGCCATTTTTTTAAAATACCAGTATTTCGTCACGGCCGAGAACCCGTGATGATCGGGCATAAGTTTTTCATCGTCAACTATTGGCCGGAAGGACTTAAAATATTACCCTTGCTCGCCAATAATGTTGGCTCGCTAAAGAAGTGGGGCATCCGCCCCCACACCCTAGCACTGACAATATCAGTGGATTTGAGTTAGATTAACCTCTTGATATTATTGGCGTCCCCAAGGGGATTTGAACCCCTGTCGCCGGCGTGAAAGGCCGGTATCCTGGACCTGACTAGACGATGGGGACACAAATCTGGTGGGCCGTGCTGGATTTGAACCAGCGGCTCTCTGCTTAAAAGGCAGATACTCTACCAACTGAGTTAACGGCCCGTATCATAAACCAGGCTTCAAAATCCTTTATGTAAATCCCTTTTATTGGGTTGTCAAGCCAAATATGAGCTTGCCAGGTCTGAAAATGCGCGAAGTTAAAACTTTTGGGCCAGGATGGCGCTTAAGGCAGAAGTGTTTAGCTCTTTTTCTATATTTTCCTTCACAATGCTGATACATATCTGTTATCTTC
This genomic window from Deltaproteobacteria bacterium contains:
- a CDS encoding thiamine pyrophosphate-requiring protein is translated as MKVAEAIAQTLKKEGVEFIIGYPVNPILEAAAVADIRTIIVRQERIGLHMVDAVSRLSSGDKIGVFVMQNGPGSENAFGGVAQAYSESVPILVMPAGNPRRLMNYYPNFNSSLNFKHVTKWCEPLTMGRAIPEVMRRAFSQIRNGRPGPVLIEVPLDVFGEDVPDWWEHVPPIKTLTSPDPKAINEVAEVLANAERPVIYAGQGVHYARAWDELKELAESWSIPVTTSLEGKSAFPENHPLSLGSGGRSIPKAVRQFLDDADVIFGLGCSFALTAFGVAMPRGKTIIHATLDPMDFNKDVPAQYGLIGDAKLTLQALLHALKDRSKAKAKDRQEKIPAEIKEIKKSWLAEWMPKLTSDEIPINPYRVIWDLLHIVDVANTIITHDAGSPRDQMSPFWQSITPLSYIGWGKTTQLGSGLGLIMGAKLTHPDKLCINLWGDAAIGMTGMDFETAVRERIPILSILMNNFSMAIELPVMPVATEKYRSTDISGNYADMAKAFGGYGERISAPAEIIPAIKRGIKATQNGQPALLEFLTSKEISISRY
- a CDS encoding alanine--glyoxylate aminotransferase family protein; protein product: MSFNPNDLRDIDPGERVLLGPGPSNVPARVLQAMSAPCIGHLDPSFLSIMDETQSLLRFLFQTKNDLTIPVSGTGSAGMETCFMNLVEKGDEVVVCVNGVFGTRMCDIVNRLGGELIRVDGEWGRAIDPETVRKAVQGRSPKLLAIVHAETSTGVCQPLADLAGIAKESEALFMVDMVTSLGGIEVALDDLGIDAAYSGTQKCLSCPPGLSPISFSSAAMEVLDNRKSPVVSWYLDMSMVGNYWGTERKYHHTAPVNMIYGLREALRIIAEEGLKERFARHMLNHRSLVAGVEAMGLEMLVPERERLPMLNAIRIPEGADDLKVRKVLLHDFGLEIAGGLGDLASKIWRVGLMGHSSRKKNVFLFLSSLETVLKAHDVKVKPGALEAASSIYDGA
- a CDS encoding selenoprotein B glycine/betaine/sarcosine/D-proline reductase; this encodes MVNLRDLPEEERIHLLSKKLEPFTTAPFAEGPSLRERRVAIVTTAGLHRVDDTQFSMVDLSYRVLSGDIRGEELTMTHSSVHFDRMGFREDVNVVFPIDRLRELVNQGEIGSVARFHYSVMGAGWSPEMIEPTARQLGQLLREDEVNAVVLSPV
- a CDS encoding C-terminal binding protein, with protein sequence MSKKKVVAQLPGTARTGDVLKRYALELEALAPIADIHEVRGQTEEEFIEGARDTDAIITTWGMRITKNIISKLDQCVVIGVGSVGVDMVDVEAATEAGIVVTNVPDVFIEEVADHAIMLLLAAARRVKEEDQLVHKGEWFKGRPILTQIPRLWGQTLGLISFGNVARAVARRAKPFGFHIVAYDPYVTELKMTGEGVEPVSLGELLERADYISLHLPLNDETHHMLSTEEFKAMKSTAVLVNTGRGPTIDESALIEALRNEQIAAAGLDVMEQEPPDPQNPLLQMSNVIITPHVASATTRMWPETRRRVGREVALALTGYWPRSCVNPTVLPRGTLMRWQPYPMERGPNR